AATAACTAGATTCTATGtttttaaaacctgaaaaattaaaaagaaaaaaaacactgctCCTATCTCACAAGATGattaaataatttcttatatCTGAGAAAAACGATAACTTCTAAAAGTACATTTCATATACTAGAAATTATCAAAAGCTGGTGCCTATACTATTATACTTTAGAAGTCCGTTCAAATTCCCACCTACTTGCTCCTCCTAGTGGCTGTTACTAGAATACTTTCATTCATACATGTGTCTAATACTTTCAACCAATATTTTCTAAATACTTCATTTTATATAAGTGAATGTTATTCTAGTTATTCAATTTTATGAGGACTTCCATGTAAATGCCATTATTTCCCCCAAATAATTAAATTTCATATCAAAGTATACTTGGTATTAACCATAAACTTCTTAGTATCACAAACTAAATAAacacattcacacatatatatataaaatttctaatAAACAAATGCTCttacaataaatttttaattgaccagttttctcttccttaaataattatcacaataaaatgttgaaaaagttaaaattaaacattagtccccttttcaaaaagtttttattctcttttaatagAATTCAAGCTATAGCTCCTCACCTATCCTCTACCCCCACACCTTGATCCAGAAAAACTAAGAACTGAAAAAACATGAACAAATCTGTGCTATGCACTGAAAAACTTCTTCAAAGACCAGTTCTTAATACATGGCATCATGAGCCTCCCATATTGTCAGCTCATAATTTTTGTCTTCTAAATGTAGGGCTCTAAGTGTCAAGCAAGTCTAAGTGTCACTGAAGTCCTACAAATGTAATAAATTCGCCACATGCAAATTTAGAACACAGCATAActcaaaaatcttttaaaatgcattctgtgaaatttaaaattttaaacaactgAGGATATAATAGTACCTAATGTCTATATTTTGAAAAACTCAGAAGACTGTTCAAAGCAGTCCTCTGCTAATTCTAATATGGAGATTCATACGTGACAGTGCTCTGTGACGGCCAGACAGATAATCagttgctatattttaaaaatcaaccttACGTCTAAGTAAAGACAATGATCTGAATGTCTCACATTTGAAGTGGAAGGTTAAAATGAGAAAAGGGTATTTGCAAATGTTCATAATTTATTACTGTCTTGCAATCTTGCGCTGAAGTTACTGAACCCTGAAAATTAATTTTGACAGGTGCATCTTCTCATTGACTTTCTCCACACAGGAGGGGCCAATGGAAACATGCCAAGCAGTGTACTGTGACTAACAGAACTCTGCCATAATCAACCTTGCACCGTCTGTCCCACAACTGATACATGACCATTTTACAAAAAAGGCCGCTGACTGTGCACCATACCACCAATGGTATGTCAAATCAATTTTAATTAATGCCAATACATGTTCCATCTGCTCTCAGGCCTCTTTACACGGCCTCTCCCAGGAATCCAGCAGTGTTTCTCTCCTCCATGCACACAACTTTCAGTCTTAACTTTAGTCAAAAGAACAAATGACCAGAGCTACTGAGATGATGAAACAAGTGGAAGAAAAATCCATCACCTCTTAAAAGTGCTCACTGCGCTCcaaagttgtattttttaaaaaattaatcctgTTCTCAGGACATTAGGTTGCCAAGGGAAGACAAATTATAAACTTTGTTCCTGGGCGATCATATTTTCACAGCTTAAAAATTCCCATCTGCCCTAATTTTATTTGTCTCTTTAAAGCAGTTCTGTGGTATTTAGCATTTTGTAAACTTTTATGATTCATTTTTACAGAATGACTGCGAGGGAGACGACGTGACCGAATTAGAAAATGACTACCAAAGAACAGTATTGATTCAGGAGAAGGACACGTTCCCCAGCCACCAGTGTCTCTCATCCATTACTGGATATTTACAACATGCTTCAGTGGAGGAGGAGACACTGCTGCTTTGCAAAGATGAGCTGGAATGCCAAGAGGTCCCTGTTTCGGACCCATCTTATTGGTGTACTTTCTCTCGTGTTTCTTTTtgctatgtttctgtttttcaatcATCATGACTGGCTGCCGGGCAGAGCTGGATTCAAAGAAAACCCTGTGACATACACTTTCCGTGGATTTCGTTCTACAAAAAGTGAGACAAACCACAGCTCTCTTCGGAACATCTGGAAAGAAACTGTCCCTCAGACCCTGAGGCCTCAAACAGCAACTGACCCCAACAACACGGATCTGTCAGTGCAAGGAGTTACAGGGCTGGAGAACACGCTTGGTGCCAACGGAAGCATTTACAATGAGAAAGGTACTGGACACCCAAATGGTTACCATTTCAAATACATCATCAATGAACCTGAAAAGTGCCAGGAGAAAAGCCCCTTTTTAATACTACTTATCGCTGCGGAACCTGGACAAACAGAAGCCAGACGAGCTATTCGGCAAACTTGGGGCAATGAGAGTCTAGCACCTGGTATTCAAATCACAAGGATTTTTCTTTTAGGCGTAAGTATTAAATCAAGTGGCTACCTTCAACGTGCAATATTGGAAGAAAGCAGACAGTACCACGATATTATCCAACAGGATTACTTAGATACATACTACAATCTGACCATTAAAACACTCATGGGCATGAACTGGGTTGCAACATACTGTCCGCGGATTCCTtatgtaatgaaaactgacagtGACATGTTTGTCAATACCGAGTATTTAATACATAAGTTATTGAAGCCAGACCTGCCTCCTAGACATAACTATTTTACTGGTTACCTAATGAGGGGATATGCACCCAATCGAAACAAAGACAGCAAGTGGTACATGCCACCAGACCTCTACCCTAGTGAACGCTATCCTGTCTTCTGTTCCGGGACTGGCTATGTTTTTTCTGGAGATCTGGCAGAGAAGGTGTTTAAAGCTTCTTTAAGCATCCGCCGCTTGCACTTGGAAGACGTGTATGTGGGGATCTGTCTCGCCAAGCTGAGAATCGATCCTGTGCCCCCTCCCAATGAGTTTGTGTTCAATCACTGGCGAGTTTCTTACTCAAGCTGTAAATACAGCCACCTAATTACCTCTCATCAGTTCCAGCCTAGTGAACTGATAAAATACTGGAACCATTTACAACAAAATAAGCACAACGCTTGTGCCAACGCAGCAAAAGAAAAGGCAGGCAGGTATCGCCACCGTAAACTACAttagaaaagacttttttttcccccaaaacgtGCAGCCTGTAAAATACTGCTCAACGCATGTGTAGCTAACATGATTGTGATTACATCCACAGGAGCAAGTTTTAGTTAGAACCCATCACATAAAGGAATCCaaaaacattgtttttaatttctgaagaaggtaattcttaaaaatacattatataacAAAAAAGTATCCCAAAACAACCTATTAaaaaatctacttaaaaaatCCACATAGGGGGATTCTGTGTATTAACATGCAATAACAGGCATGCATACATCAATGGTTCGAATCTTACGTTAGGGGCCAAGAGGATGTATCTGCATGTTTTCCACgtaaattttaatttaagaaaatggaGATGGTCAAAAGACTCTTCATTTTAGATTTAGTTTTCCAtttcaatatatgtaaataaaacattaCTGTCAATTTTAAGCAAACTTTATAATTGTGCAAAGGACAAATTTTCTGACCTCTTCTAGAGTTCTAAAAACCATATTCCATGCAATAAGATTTAGTTGCGGTATTCCATAAACATAGTTATAAAGTTCAGAGGTTTCAGCAATGAAGTTCTCATCTAagtattcactttttaaaaacaactgagatgttcattttcttttatcagtACTCACATTTATTGGGGGAAATTATTTTGACATGACgtgataaaatgtgaaaaattaatgTGTCTCAGGCTcaagtttttataaaaaaaaaaaattaaatgttcaaaACAGAAAGTTTGTTTCCTCGTTGGTGTTCAGGGCCAAGCTAGTACTTCACTGATTTCCTCAATCAGCCAGTTATTGCACTCTCAAGGAGCCTCACCACTTAACTTCAAGcatatctgaaaaaaatctaTCCTTCTCCTCTAACTGAGGCAACCGTGATTACTTTTAGGCACAAACAGAATGCACTGTTGAAAACAGATAAAGGGTAAAGGGTGCAGCAGCAGTTTCATTCAATACATTTTAAGATGCATGTCTGCCAAACCACAACATATGGGAAGTTTATTTCCTGACAGCAGGTGTACACATGCCGATACTTCATCATTTTATGGCACCTTCTTCGTTCTCTGAGTGCCAAGTTTACAAACCTGCAGTTTTTAATTTGGTGGGTGACAAATATCCTGTTCCACCAATTAAAAACTTTCGGGGAGGGATGGGGGAAAAACTACAAATGTTTGATGAAACACTTGATTCTAGGATGAACAATGTATACAATGCACTTTTACcaagtttttaataaaaagggtAAACAAAAAACCTTCACTGAGTGTTATGGTCCAAATATTTCACAGAAATTTTGTTGGCTccattacaaattttaaaatcaagaaatacTAACccattaattttaaaacagtgcTTTCATTTCATACCAGTATATAAATCTCTCAATCTTGATTCAGTAAGGATGTTACTTATGCTAATTCTAACATCAATCATTTTTACCCTTGATTCTATTCTGAAGAGTTATCCACTGAAACATCTATTAAAGTTCAAAATCACAGAGACTGTTTCAGTACTTATAATTTAATGTGTTTAATTCTACTGATACTAGGCTTATCTCCCATTTTTAATTCAGTCATCTAAACGTTCTGTTCTACACAGAATAATTCTGAATGCTGAGCTACATTACCCCAGCTCTTGGTAAGGTCTGTTTTTCACATACTTTATTCTGTATGGTCATAAAAAGACTAAAATTATTAAGTACCAAAATTACTAGACAAAGGTCACACATAGGAGGATAACACCAAATTAGTGTGATGAAAAGTAAAAGGAACCCTTCCCTCAGTATAGAGAATTCTATTAATACttcagaagttttcttttttaaaagtgtatgtgcacatgtgtgcatgcacaggtATACACACTCAGAAACAGAATCCAAACACTGTTTGTACAAATTATTACTACAGTGCAGTATCTTTAAAAGATAGTATTTTCCTACCAGAAAAATTCAAGTTTAAAAagataactaatgaaaaataGAATTCTTAACAAACAATTCAATTCCTATCTCAGGTGtcaatttaaaatcatttctataTACCTGATAACACCATATTGAAAATTTATGGGAATCTGATGACCCTCCAAGTTCTCAAAGAGCACTGAATCAAATAACAAAGTGCTTTAGTACTGCTAAAaatccttattttaaaatcaatattctattattaatttatttttgaccttCCATTCTGAATATGCAAGCTGATTTCTTTCAGCAGGATGATTTTCATGTTCatattatgatttaaaaaatacaatgctTATTCAAACATCTCACCAAATACTAATTATGCCAAGTACcatgtgatttttattatatatgaaaatataattttaatgactGCACTTACATCTtgtcaaagaaaaaattataggAACAACTATGTAATCTTTATGCTCAAAGTGTCAAGAGAtatcatggaaaataaaaataccaaaactTTCACTATCCACACTAgtttattttgattaaaattataGATGATGAAATTCTAATTcaagtaaataatttaaagttCTCACCTCTGAATATACAGTATAATCACATAAAATCAATTGGAATCTTATTAAAATCTATTCCCAAACCCCTGTAAAAATAGTGTCAGCAAAGCAGCAGAACTATGTACTGACTGAGCATACACTGTGTGCCTGGTAGTGTGTTCAAGAACTGTACACACACGATCGTATACATCCTTCAAAGTAACACCAAAGGACAGGAAAGACTGCAAGAGGTTACATATCTGAGATCACACAGGCAGTAAAGCAGCAGGGTTTCAGCTCAGATTCTTCACCATGCGCTTCTGCTACACATTCAGTCTAAGAGCTAAGCAAAACGGCCTGTCCTCTCTCCTGGTCTACGCTCCTTCTTCACCTTTTGTGAGGATTTCCAGGCTTCACAACCATTTCCCCACACTGGCGGGACACCTGATGTCAAGTAAAGCACAAATAcagagatggggaaggagaggaaagcGGGTCCTTcagtgattttttcttttcagttattgATGTTTGGGGGTCAGAAACTTAGAAGAGCTACGAATTACTGCTTATCTCTTATTCCTCTGGGCACTGAGACACATCTGTAAACAAACAGGCAGGTGGCACGTGGAAATTAAACAAAACGTGCTTCTTTTGAAGTACAACTTGATTACTGTTAGTAGACAAAAGCAGCCCCGTATTTGCTCCCTCTACTGGTTAGTCACCTACTGTTTTGTGATGAGGTGGTAAACTCATTTTATCCAGCTGACTCAGGTTAGTTTCAGGTTTAGTGGTTTGACAACATCTGACTATTAACACAGATTTAAGGAGCCAAAACAAGTCTCTACCATACATACATTCTAACACACCTCACAAAGTATCAGTGTATCACTTAGCCTGATGATCAGAAGACGGATAATGTATTAATGCACCAAATACTAATCACGGACGTTACGAGCTCTGTCGAGAAACCTGTTGCTGCCCCCTCCATCAgcgcacacacaccccctcccccaagtgcAAGGGAACTAGAAGCATTATTACTTTCAAGTTCTGACTTGCCAGAGAAGGAAGACCATTTCTGTATTTCCAGGAAATGTTTCTCCTCCCTCTACTAGCAAATATCCAAACTGAAGGATAAGCAGAGAGAAAGCAACTGCCTCCACCCGGTTACTAATCTGATTATTTCAACTTCAAACAACCCTCCAGGCTCTCTACCTGAATTTCACCTGAGGCAGTGTCCTGACACTGAAATAGGAAAacaaaccagttcagttcagttcagtcgctgatcgtgtccgactctttgcaccccatgaaccacagcaggccaggcctccctgtccatcaccaaactccccgagtccacccaaacccatgtccattgagtcggtgatgccatccaacctccaaccatctcaccctttgtcgtccccttcacctcctgccctcaatctttcccagtatcagggtcttttcaaatgagtcagctctccgcatcaggtggccaaagtattggagtttcagcttcagcatcagtact
The genomic region above belongs to Cervus elaphus chromosome 14, mCerEla1.1, whole genome shotgun sequence and contains:
- the B3GALT2 gene encoding beta-1,3-galactosyltransferase 2; the encoded protein is MLQWRRRHCCFAKMSWNAKRSLFRTHLIGVLSLVFLFAMFLFFNHHDWLPGRAGFKENPVTYTFRGFRSTKSETNHSSLRNIWKETVPQTLRPQTATDPNNTDLSVQGVTGLENTLGANGSIYNEKGTGHPNGYHFKYIINEPEKCQEKSPFLILLIAAEPGQTEARRAIRQTWGNESLAPGIQITRIFLLGVSIKSSGYLQRAILEESRQYHDIIQQDYLDTYYNLTIKTLMGMNWVATYCPRIPYVMKTDSDMFVNTEYLIHKLLKPDLPPRHNYFTGYLMRGYAPNRNKDSKWYMPPDLYPSERYPVFCSGTGYVFSGDLAEKVFKASLSIRRLHLEDVYVGICLAKLRIDPVPPPNEFVFNHWRVSYSSCKYSHLITSHQFQPSELIKYWNHLQQNKHNACANAAKEKAGRYRHRKLH